In the genome of Podospora pseudocomata strain CBS 415.72m chromosome 7, whole genome shotgun sequence, the window ACGGCGTCTTGGCCAATTCAGTAGGCAGGCCTTCCAGATTGGTCCACCGTTCAAAGCATTCCCAAGGAGTCCGCCGCTCAGCGCCTGAGGAAAAGAGGGATTTTGTCGACATCACGCTGGAAATCAGAGACCAGTTATAGTTGTACTCGAGTGCTAGTGACTTGAGCTGGTTGTCTTCCGCAAAGGTCCATTGCGATGCCATCCTGCATTCAAAGAAGCTCTGAGAAGGCATGGGGTACTCGGTCGGGGGTCGGAATTGGTGACCCGCGTGCAAACGATCTCGAACAGCTTTCATTTCAGGGTTGAATAGCGCAACGGCCGAGTTTTCTGGCTGCGAGTGCGCATTGTTATCTGGCTGCGTGCCGAATATAACTTCATCGCCATCTTCCTTGTCGCTGTCTGAAAGATAGTCGAAGCGACGTCGCTTTCGCGGTGGGCCTTTGTCGGCCAGTACCATCTCGCCCTCGACAAACTTGCTCAGGGGCACAGCTGGTCTCTTCCATTTTGCATCCGGATCATATTCGGGCCCAACAAGGTCGAACTTGGGTACTTGGAGGGGTGATCCATACATGGGAAGGTTCTCGAGCAGGAGTTCAGCCGTCTTACTAGGCTGCAGTCCAAAAacaacctcgtcatcctGGAGCGCAAATATCATGGCGGGCGCCACCGTCTCGACCATGGCCTCCAAGTGCTCATCCTCATGTTCCGCCGGTGAATCCGAGTGATCCAATTCGGGAAGtggctcttctcctccttcaccagaATCAGTCATTTGAACATCCTGGCCcggtgctgttggttttggtggtacAACAGCATTGACCTGAAGCGCGCGGCGTTCCTCGGGGCTTGAGTAAACCCATTCTGCGCACGCATACGCAAGATTCCGAGCAACTGCCCTTTTCCACTTGCGCTCTTCTCGGAAGTCTGTCCTCATCCACTTCATTTCCTGGAGCAAAACATCCTGGTGTGACGGGGGCCTGGTCGGCTCTGGACACCTCATAGGTTGTCTCAGGGACCACTTGTCATGCTGCTGTAGATGGTAAACCCTTCTCAGAATCTTGCACGCCTGGTGATCGAGTATCGACAGGTACTGGTCAGACGTGGAGACTGTCTTGTGGGCCTGGTTAAGAAGTTTCTCAATAGGCTTCATCCAGGTAGATGTGCGGGTAAACCCTTCAATGAAAAGCGGAGTGAAATAGTCATCCGAAGGTATATATCCAGGCCTCTGGCGATTGATCGCCAACACACTGTCATCAACCGTCTTGTGTGTTTTCTTTGCCGGCTTGCCGAAAATAACTGTGGGGACACTTCTTCGCCGTCGATCGCGTTCCCTATTCGCGAGCAGCTTCAGTTGCGGGGCTGAGAGGTTCTTTTCCGAATCATTATCTGCCTCCTCGGGGACCGGGGGTTCGGTGGCCTGGGGCGCTGGAGGCTCAATGGTAATGGTTGGAACTTCCCTGGCTGGGGTTGCCCGTTGTTGTGTGACAGCGACATTTTCGTCCTTCGAAATCCCTACAGGTGTTGGCGTGGACCTTGAAACCGGGGTAGGTGTAGCCTTGGTGACTGCTTCGAGAGCTGAGGGCCGCTGTGGGACTTCTGTCGGTCGTGTTGGAACAGAAACATCCAAGTCCATCGGCGCAACTGAGCTAGCTTCCCGCCTTTCGCTCACAGGTCCCGGAGTGGGTGATAGTCCATTCGCAAGAGGTGGTGTGCTCTGCATCACAGTTTGCCCAACAACTTGAGCCGCATTTTGAACAGGTTTCGCTAATGCTTCGGCGGAAGATTTGCCGGTGGAACGGGCCTCTGCAGGGCTCAGGGCTTTATCTTCTGGCTCCTGAGGTGACGCTGAGCTACCCTCATGTGCAAGCTGTGCTGCAGCAGACTCCTGAAGAAGCTGGGCCTCAACACCACTCATTACTGCCGGATTCGACTCGTCCAACGAAGTTGCATCTGACGTAGGATTGCTTGCGTTCCGTTCGCCTCCCCTATCTCCTGCTGTAACATCCTCTGGAGCCTTGACGCCATTCGTCTCGTCTGCTCTTTCCACATACGGTGGTCCTTCATTCTCGGGACTCGTGTTTGCCGAATCTGCCACAGCAGGAGTTTGTGCCGACAAGGCGGTGGAGCCAGGAGAGGATAGAGCATCTTGGTACCGTGACAAGTCTGCCATTGCTGGGGCTGAACCTGAGTCTTTCGGGCTCGCAACACTGTCGACATCCATCGATCCGGGGGCATGTTCGAGAGGGACAGCATTCGTGATGATACGCGGTTTCGCTGACGCTGGCGCTGATGGATGATCAGGCTGCGCCAGAgagggtgtggtgatggtacCATTCGTGGCGATATGGTTGCTTGTCGCGGTGGTTAGCGGTAAGGAGGACGATGCTTTCTCATGTAGGTCAGTATGTAAGCCATTCTGTCCAAGCGATACTGCTTTCGAATTATCGGGCGCGGCCAGGGGTAACGGAGTcgaggttgtcgtcgttgtcgaaGACTGTGGTAGGACCTGTTGGTCCTGCACCGTCAACGGAGACTTCGGGGTGCTGAGTTGAGCATCATTCGCTACGTTGGCGGCAGGCTCATTGGCCCGGGAATCCTTGATGGAAGAATGGGGCACATTCTCAATAGTTGCAGGTTGGGAGTGAGCTGGAAGAG includes:
- the eaf1 gene encoding RNA polymerase II transcription elongation factor SpEAF (EggNog:ENOG503NWQ0; COG:K; BUSCO:EOG09261DG0) codes for the protein MTEVGPADRAKLLRSKREGLSSIVQSRKRKLRELYAVATDEDGIPNLDLSNLDAAPTAPAETSFLIDTDFTQGRRLGKLAKFPRRKVLFDARTLPAHSQPATIENVPHSSIKDSRANEPAANVANDAQLSTPKSPLTVQDQQVLPQSSTTTTTSTPLPLAAPDNSKAVSLGQNGLHTDLHEKASSSLPLTTATSNHIATNGTITTPSLAQPDHPSAPASAKPRIITNAVPLEHAPGSMDVDSVASPKDSGSAPAMADLSRYQDALSSPGSTALSAQTPAVADSANTSPENEGPPYVERADETNGVKAPEDVTAGDRGGERNASNPTSDATSLDESNPAVMSGVEAQLLQESAAAQLAHEGSSASPQEPEDKALSPAEARSTGKSSAEALAKPVQNAAQVVGQTVMQSTPPLANGLSPTPGPVSERREASSVAPMDLDVSVPTRPTEVPQRPSALEAVTKATPTPVSRSTPTPVGISKDENVAVTQQRATPAREVPTITIEPPAPQATEPPVPEEADNDSEKNLSAPQLKLLANRERDRRRRSVPTVIFGKPAKKTHKTVDDSVLAINRQRPGYIPSDDYFTPLFIEGFTRTSTWMKPIEKLLNQAHKTVSTSDQYLSILDHQACKILRRVYHLQQHDKWSLRQPMRCPEPTRPPSHQDVLLQEMKWMRTDFREERKWKRAVARNLAYACAEWVYSSPEERRALQVNAVVPPKPTAPGQDVQMTDSGEGGEEPLPELDHSDSPAEHEDEHLEAMVETVAPAMIFALQDDEVVFGLQPSKTAELLLENLPMYGSPLQVPKFDLVGPEYDPDAKWKRPAVPLSKFVEGEMVLADKGPPRKRRRFDYLSDSDKEDGDEVIFGTQPDNNAHSQPENSAVALFNPEMKAVRDRLHAGHQFRPPTEYPMPSQSFFECRMASQWTFAEDNQLKSLALEYNYNWSLISSVMSTKSLFSSGAERRTPWECFERWTNLEGLPTELAKTPYFKQYQLRIDNAQRTILQQNQTAQQQVGPNGAVTPVPRRRPTTTMRVERRRNQKHLAMIDAMRKLAKRRETAIQKAQQQASQVASRKVNEASRQPIPPAKTPRDYSIMRHERDQKLAERMAQYTARQAVALGKNLKPQPHAVPGTPAALAAAQAGQMPGANSLMAAAAAARLNVPAQVAQNRVQARVPMQAPLGAVPPAVQARLNGLGALVPPMAGIPQAQLQAALQAQQRMPMATPQPDLNLVLQAQTIQQQQQAAIRLAQQQRQAAQQAQQAAAQQAHQQVHGHQQQQVGQQQHQPQQGVAQQPQQQPQPQQVGQQPQQHPQVNGTQNSPSPMRSVVNGLNQGAFMANANAQAMMAAFNGGGLATSPGAGLTMPMLNPRVAGGALNPAVQQRIAELEVHYRNKSPGLTQQEARNLAMEQVGRIIVQNAQNHQLAQAHQQAAMSAAAGQLGHQPGLNAMTATTSPHQYASLLRAQQQAQAAQIQAQQQAQQAQQQAQQQQPHNPQAHQAAAVQQAQAQQVAQLAAQQAQHQQAQQQQQQQQQQQQQQQAAQHQRQASGSATPAPGK